DNA from Microvirga ossetica:
CTATCACCTTTACCTGCCGGCCCTGCTGAAGCCGGCGCCCCGGGTGCTGGCGACCCAGCTCTGGGCGCTGCAGAACGGCGGCCTCGAGCAGAAGGGCATCGACGAGATCGCCCATCTTGCCCAATCCGGCCGTACCTCGATTCCGGTCGATCCGGAAATCGGCCACGGGCTCTACCGTGCCGCCGGCTTCCGCGTTCTCGGCGGCCGGGCCGTGCGCGTCGACATCCTGGAGCGCCTGGCCGACCTGATCCGTCCCGCCATCGCCTATCGTCCGGGCATCACCCCCGGCGAGCCGCCGGCCGGTGCCGCCGATGGCGAGGGCTTCGTTCCGACGGTCGCCATGACCTCTCTCGTCGGCTGCGCCGGCGAGGATTTCGCCACCATCTTGAAATCCCTCGGTTACGTGATGGACCGCCGGCCCGGCCCCGCCATCACCGTGCCGTTGGTGGAGGCACCGAAGCCGGTCGAGCCTCAGGCCGCTCCGGCCGAGGGTGAGACTGCCGCTTCGGCGGAGGAAGCACCGGCTGAAACGTCGGAGGCCAGCGTTGCGACCGAGGAGGTCGGCGCCGTGGCCGTCGAGGCTCCCGAGGCATCGGTGTCCGAGCAGGAGCTGGAGACGAGCGCTTCGGAGGCCCTGTCTTCGCCCGAAGGTCAGGCTCTGGCTCCCTCCGAGGCGACCGCCGAGGCATCCGCCACCGAGACGCCTGCTGCCGAGACCGCTGTCGCTGAGACCCCCGCTGCTGAGACCCCTGCCGAGCCCGAAGCGATCGAGGTTTGGTGCCAAGGCCGGCGCCATCACGAGGGCGGGCAGGCCCGCCATGGCCGCGATGCCCGCGGTGGTCGTCATGAGCGCGGCGAGCGATCTGCGGAGCGCGGCGAGCGGCCCGATCGTGGAGACCGTCGCCCCCGCCATGGGGCCAACCAAGGCAACCAGGGCGAGCAGCCCGCCGGCGAGCGCCGTCCGCGTCCGGAGCGCCGTGAGGCGCAAGGGGAGGGCGGCCGTCCGCAGAACCGTCCGCCGCGCGGTCCGGGTCGCGGTGAAGAGCGTCGCGACGACCGTCGCGGCCCGCGTCCCGACAAGCGCCAAGACAATCGCTCGGACAACCGCCGTGACGGCGGGCATGAGCGCCGCGAGAAGCAGCCGGATCCGAATTCGCCCTTCGCCAAGCTGCTGGCCCTCAAGGCCCAGCTCGAGGACAGCAAGAAGTGAGGCTGTGACGCCGATGCGCGAGGACCGGCAGCGGCTCGACAAGTGGCTGTGGTTCGCGCGCTTTGCGAAGACCCGGACGCTGGCCGCCAAGCTCGTCACGAGCGGCTTCGTCCGGCTCAACGGCCAGCGCACCGACAACGCCGCCAAGGCGGTCGCGATCGGCGACGTGGTCACCGTCGCCTTGGCCCGGACGACCCTCGTGGTCCGGATCGAGGGCCTCGGCGAGCGCCGGGGTCCTGCAACGGAAGCAAGGCAGCTCTACGCCGATCTCAACCGGGACAACGCGGCGCTTGTCAGCGACCGCGACAACGGCTAGAGCGGCGGCGCTAGCGCATCGTGCGGAAAAGTGGGATCCGATTTTCCGCGCCGAACGATGCGCCAGCCAAGAGAAGGAGCATCGGAAATGACCCCAAAAGTGGGTCCACTTTTGGGTCCGATGCTAGCACCCTATACCGAGAAGAGACCCGCGAAGGACCGTTCATGACCTACGTCGTCACTGAAAATTGCATCAAGTGCAAATACATGGACTGCGTCGAGGTGTGCCCGGTCGACTGTTTCTACGAGGGCGAGAACATGCTCGTCATCCATCCCGACGAATGCATCGATTGCGGTGTCTGCGAGCCGGAATGCCCCGCCGAGGCGATCAAGCCCGATGCCGAGCCGGGCCTCGAGCAATGGCTCAAGCTCAATGCCGATATGGCCAAGAGCTGGCCGAACATCACCATCAAGAAGGATGCGCCCGCCGACGCGAAGGAATTCGACGGCGTCGCGGGCAAATTCGAGGCCCACTTCTCGTCCAATCCCGGCGAGGGAGACTAAGGTCTCAGGGCGCGGGAGACCAAGGTCCAGGCTTCGGCGAGACCGGGCTCCCTTTACGCTGTGCGTTGAAATATTTTTGCTTTTTCGGCCGGACTGTGATAGGGTCCGCAAATGCCGTCGCTTGCGCTCAAGCCGTGCACCGTCCTCGCAGACCGGCGGTTCACATAATGAAGCAAAGATTCGCGTCCTTTGACTTAAGGGAGCGTCGCTGCCTGGGTCAAGGGCATGAGCGTGTTTAAGCGCTGGCTTACATCAGGGAGAAGAGCGGAATAGTCAAGTTCCGTAACACTCAAATTGTATCCTCGTTCTCCCGGGAACCCTGCCCGGCGGAACCACAGTTTCCTCGCATCAAGCGAGGACCATGCAAGGAGGCCTCTCTCGCATGACAACCGCTAAGAAGTCCGCCCAGAGACTTGGGTTCAAGTCCGGTGAAGCGATCGTTTATCCCGCTCACGGTGTCGGCCGCATCACGGCCATCGAAGAGCAGGAAATCGCGGGGTTCAAACTGGAGCTTTACGTGGTCTCCTTCGACAAGGACAAGATGGTCCTTCGGGTGCCCACCGGCAAGGCGACCAGCGTCGGCATGCGCAAGCTTGCCGAACCGGCTCTGATTCAAAAGGCTCTGGACGTGCTGACGGGTCGTGCCCGCGTGAAGCGCACCATGTGGTCGCGTCGCGCGCAGGAATACGAGGCCAAGATCAATTCCGGCGACCTGATCTCCGTCACGGAAGTCGTGCGCGACCTCTACCGCTCCGAGGCCCAGCCCGAGCAGTCCTACAGCGAGCGCCAGCTCTATGAATCCGCTCTCGACCGCGTCGTGCGCGAGATCGCTGCGGTGAACAAGATCACGGATACGGAGGCCCTGAAGCTGATCGAGCAGAGCCTCGCCAAGTCGCCGCGCCGCGCCAAGGGCGCCGAGGCGGAAGCCGAGGGCGAGGGTGACGACCTTCAGGAAGAGGCCGCCTAATCCCAGGCGTCACTCCCAATCGTTCAAAAGCCCGGCGCCAGCCGGGCTTTTTTGTGTCCGATGCCTTGTTTTTCGGCAGCCCAAATCTATTTTGCAGAACTTGGCTGTTAGAGGTGAACTTTTTCCGGCCTCGCTCGTTGTGTCTCTGCCAAGGGAGAGCACACAATGGGAGAAATCTCAGGGGTTCGCCGCCGGTTCGTCCGCGCTGCCATGAATGCGCCTTTTCTCGAAAGAGAAGAGGAGCACCTGCTTGCCGTGCGGTGGAAGGACAACCGCGACGAGGCGGCGCTTCATCAACTGACCGCTGCCCATATGCGCCTCGTCATCGCGCTGGCAGCCCGCTTCCGCCATTACGGCCTTCCCATGGCCGACCTCGTCCAGGAGGGCCATGTGGGCCTTCTCGAAGCCGCCGCCCGGTTTGAGCCTGAACGGGAAGTGCGCTTCTCGACCTATGCGACCTGGTGGATCCGTGCCTCCGTGCAAGATTACATCCTTCGCAATTGGTCAATCGTTCGCGGTGGAACGAGTTCCGCCCAGAAAGCGCTTTTCTTCAATCTGCGCCGCCTGCGCGCCCGCCTGACCCGTGGCGGCGAGGAGCGCATCTCGTCGGAAGTGCATGCGAAGATCGCCGAGGCGATCGGCGTGTCGAAGGCGGATGTGGCCCTGATGGATGCCCGCCTCTCCGCGCCCGACACCTCCCTCAATGCGCCGGTCCTCGACGCCGATTCGTCGAATTCCGCCGAACGCGTCGAGTTCCTCGTCGACAACAGCCCGTTGCCGGACGAGAGCGTTACCGACGTGATCGACACCGAACGCCGCGTGCGCTGGCTGCAGCAGGCCCTCGAAGTGCTCAACGAGCGGGAATTGCGCATCCTGCGCGCGCGCCGCCTCGACGACGAGCAGGTGACCCTGGAATTCCTGGGCGACAGGCTCGGGATCTCGAAGGAGCGCGTCCGTCAGATCGAGAACCGGGCTTTGGAAAAGCTCAAGCGCGCCCTGGTGGAACGGTACCCCCAGGCATCCGGCGCCTTCGTCTGAGACCTCGGTATCCCGACACGGGTTTCATCGGCGGAGCGGTCAACCGCTCCGCCGTTTCGCTTTATTCCACGACGATCTTGTAGCGCTCGCCCACGGCCAGGGATGCGTTGCGATCGAGCCCGTTCAGCAGGAGGAAGCGCTCCAGGGGACGATCCACCGGCATCCGGGCGGCGAGGGTTTGCGGGGTATCGCCGCGCTGGGCGGTGACGATCTGCAGCTTGAGCGGCCGGATCCGCCGCGCTTCGTCCGGCTGAACCTGCCGGACGCTGTTGAGAGTCTGCTGGAAGATCCCTTCCAGATCCGACTTGTTGCCGCGGGTGGCCATGATCAGGCGATAGGTGGTGTTGCCGATCCGGATGGCAGAGAGGCGGAAGGTCCATTCCTTGCCGTTGGACAGGGCCGTGACCATGGGCAGGCCGTTCACGGTGGTGGTGGTCAGCGACCCGGGCTCGATGGTGTCGGTCCAGGTCGAGCGCAGCACATCCTCGAGGCTCTGCCCGTCCGGCGTGTCTGCGGCATCGAAGAGAAGGCGCCGCTCGCCGTCGCTGGAGGCTCCGAGCACGGCCTGGGATGTGTTCTCCAGGGTAAAGCTCTCGGGCGCCTCGAAGGCAACGCCAAGGCGCGAATGGATGAAGCGGCGGCCCTTCACCACGCCGTCGGCCGGATCGTCGCCATAGGCGAGCCCGTCGAGGTCCGTCATGTAGACGAGGCGCCCCGTCTCCCCGGTTCCCTGTATCCCGGAGCGCCGCGCAGCCTGCAACGCCCGCGCCACACGGTCGTCGGTGCGCGGATGCGAGGCATTCCGTTCCGTCGTCGAGCCGTCCGAGCTCGTGCCCGAGCGGCCGAGGGCCGTCAGGAAGCGGGGGGCGCCGTAGGGGTCGAAGCCCGCACGGGCCAGAAC
Protein-coding regions in this window:
- a CDS encoding RNA polymerase factor sigma-32; the encoded protein is MGEISGVRRRFVRAAMNAPFLEREEEHLLAVRWKDNRDEAALHQLTAAHMRLVIALAARFRHYGLPMADLVQEGHVGLLEAAARFEPEREVRFSTYATWWIRASVQDYILRNWSIVRGGTSSAQKALFFNLRRLRARLTRGGEERISSEVHAKIAEAIGVSKADVALMDARLSAPDTSLNAPVLDADSSNSAERVEFLVDNSPLPDESVTDVIDTERRVRWLQQALEVLNERELRILRARRLDDEQVTLEFLGDRLGISKERVRQIENRALEKLKRALVERYPQASGAFV
- a CDS encoding RNA-binding S4 domain-containing protein, whose product is MREDRQRLDKWLWFARFAKTRTLAAKLVTSGFVRLNGQRTDNAAKAVAIGDVVTVALARTTLVVRIEGLGERRGPATEARQLYADLNRDNAALVSDRDNG
- a CDS encoding M48 family metalloprotease; this encodes MSPILGSIVLAACLAGCTSFGGDVSLPANAPRVLGPDRDRDHVRLVRAFGGEGRAPQLQQMLTDVTNRLVMATDRPDETFQVTILNSPVVNAFALPNGRLYVTRGLLALANDTSEVAAVLSHEIAHVTLRHASQRSELQARSDLIERVAENVLNDAEEAAVAQSQARSALASFSRAQELEADQMGVKVLARAGFDPYGAPRFLTALGRSGTSSDGSTTERNASHPRTDDRVARALQAARRSGIQGTGETGRLVYMTDLDGLAYGDDPADGVVKGRRFIHSRLGVAFEAPESFTLENTSQAVLGASSDGERRLLFDAADTPDGQSLEDVLRSTWTDTIEPGSLTTTTVNGLPMVTALSNGKEWTFRLSAIRIGNTTYRLIMATRGNKSDLEGIFQQTLNSVRQVQPDEARRIRPLKLQIVTAQRGDTPQTLAARMPVDRPLERFLLLNGLDRNASLAVGERYKIVVE
- the fdxA gene encoding ferredoxin FdxA; the protein is MTYVVTENCIKCKYMDCVEVCPVDCFYEGENMLVIHPDECIDCGVCEPECPAEAIKPDAEPGLEQWLKLNADMAKSWPNITIKKDAPADAKEFDGVAGKFEAHFSSNPGEGD
- a CDS encoding CarD family transcriptional regulator — translated: MTTAKKSAQRLGFKSGEAIVYPAHGVGRITAIEEQEIAGFKLELYVVSFDKDKMVLRVPTGKATSVGMRKLAEPALIQKALDVLTGRARVKRTMWSRRAQEYEAKINSGDLISVTEVVRDLYRSEAQPEQSYSERQLYESALDRVVREIAAVNKITDTEALKLIEQSLAKSPRRAKGAEAEAEGEGDDLQEEAA